The Solanum dulcamara chromosome 2, daSolDulc1.2, whole genome shotgun sequence region TCTACGACGTTGTCAAATAActttaaggaagggaggataTGATGTCCCCtaatagggaaggttggaaatagagttataaggatttgaaggGAGTAGGAggccaaataacaagtcgtggaactcgacttacttgcgtaagctatcaATTTGGAGGACTTATATAATTAACCTATCAGAGTACATATCGAGCTTAAGtggcaaggaatacataggctcttaaagtgagacgagattacgaactcacgaaagagaaataaggagacgacgcgcccactcaaagcaagtaggtgatgcacctacttgtactaagtaggtgatgcacctacttggaccaagtaggtgacccacctacttgaggtggaccccacgctgccacatggcagctttggattaggcgcatggatgaggtgacgccctagggggctgccacgtgtcacctcctaaggaggtgtatatttGTGTTATATGCTGGAGTATAtctcattttcagcatcttagccttaagtaattgagagaaaacgtgaaaaaaagGCAGCCACGGCTTGGCCAAATTTAAGGTAAGCCTCGACTTttgctccatgaattaattatctaaggtattcctcgGTTAAATAACGGTGTTCAACAACGTAGATGAatagttggggcagcgaggaggtTCGACGTAAACCTACACCTTTCAGCAAGTTTTGGAAGCTAGTTTGTTAAGGTAtagcttgattctcttctcccacgctTTGGTAAgggtttaagcatgttatggctatataaatatggattggaaacgtgaaaatatgCACGTTACGGCTGAAGGATGTTGCAGGCCGTGTAGGGGTTATTTTGAAGCTATTCTAgcgggttaaagtttggctagtgtcgttgttattgtggtgttgtattgGGAGTTGTTTTGTAGTGTAGCAGGGcatttcgtgtggttaagattttacaaaataaagattgaaaatcgtattttggagtcgtagtttttAGTGGGTTGTTTGGGACTtattttgtgtaatgttgaagtggtataattgtgtattggctgttggttgttgttgtgATATGGTTGTACTAATCGGAGgtataattggaagtttggatagggaaagttatagggaAGATGCTGCTCGAATTTTGTTTACTTCGTAACTAACTaagagactagtcgagaaaggcgaataaggaattgattcctatgggtaattggtggtagaattacaagctggaaagtcgaaggtcactaaccttagtattactttcgtgttaaataggttaaaggagtagcGAAGTGAGCTTGAATGCGATTAActcataacaggtatgtaaggttatcccttcttttcttttggcatgtcttagacgtaagtgctgaatgatatgtatataagCTTGGGGtgattccattcataaattccaagcatgaacCATGAGTCtcattcactttgtgatgttaaatcctataataattgagttattgccttttaaggcttcgatatgataaaaggtagtatatgtaaagcctgtctcttctttctttcgAAATATcttaaatgtaaatgaaatgaaatatgGTATGAGTGTGGAGGTAGTACCCATTGTAAGTttcgagtataactcgtgactagtgtttacttctaaatgctaaggctcttagggtagttgagttatcaccctcgagccttctatatgtaaagacatgatccatgactcttagtcacGTCTGAATgtaaagttcttgaagtagttgaactactaccctcgagccctATATAATGAATACTAATTTAATGTATAAGCTcatattcctaaggactctacaaCAACAAGCGTCTCTAATTCTATAAGATGTTTAGCTTTGTCTCGATAAATGTCTACGATTCCTAAGACAATTACTACTctagtcttcaagtgacggttcacttgactatgtcattgagtctcagatgatgatttacattgcatatggttttctcactactctactcgtgtatactgcaACCCctcttcctccgagtcccataaggggGACGGGAACATCATCGTGCacaactttactacttctttcaccaagtcccgggTCGGGTAGTGTATGTGAGAGTGGTATTATGCCACATGCGATGATGAAATGCCgcatgtgatgatatgatgatatggagatgcgataatatgaaaattcaccgcgtcccaggccggatatatatatgatgatatatacaatgatatgataaaaatatggaTCGGACCGTACGTTCTTCggtattgttttaaattatggatcgggccgaatgtttctcgacatattttactatgtataatggcaccgagtcccataatgggccgggtgcggtatgatatgtacactactctttcaccaagtccctcactaaaaggtCGGATACAATagataggcatacatatgaaaacacAGTGATGTATTTGCTATATATGAGATGATgacgtatacgatgatatgaagCCGTAtgcgatgatatgataacaccgagtcccacaacgggtcgggtacggtatggGAAGATGATATGCATaccctcattttataagatgcaggtatagtgatttgctaactgttatacttgttttctgtatccctatttcagctgttgtcgcagttatgatatgttatgctttatatactcagtacatatatcgtactgacccccttttcctcaagggggctgtgtttcatgcccgcaggtacagatgttcatttcggaggtCCGCCAGCCTAGGATTTTTGCTCAGCTATGTTGAAAATGCTCCGTTGTGCCGAAGCCTAGctttttgggtactggtcctcctacgtatatatttgtttgttcaggggtacggcatgggccctgtcccgccatatgttaccgttactattcttagaggtctgtagacatatgtttgtgggttgtttataagttgtttcaATATGCCTATACAACGtgatgtaaatgttattatgtcatggcagccttgtcggcttgcgtgccctttcatgatatgatgtaatgaaagaggctacatgtatatgaaaatgttatcacccactaggggttcttatgtatagttcttatatcggataattatgtatacgggggtccagatcagaccccagtcacggcctacgaaATTGGATCGAGTAtctatctatttttaaaaaaatatttcactaATTAAAACAGTAAGAATAAATCTgaacaaaatgaaaaatattctctcttttttcaaagtcaaatacttaaaataattcaagcagAAACAATTGGTGACCTGTAACAGAATAATACATACTTAGACCTTAAGACGAGAACTAGAATCCTCTATGTACAATGCACTTTAATTTTTCACACTTTTTCCCATGCACTCTGTCAAATCCACTAGAATCCTAATCATTCTTCTTACCCACTCCAATCCAGCTATTTCACCAACAACTTTCtcttgaagaatccaaaaaataattttacattcTATTCAAGAAATGGTTAGACAATTAATTTTTATTGAGCTGTACTTATAATACTTGCACATTGTTGTTGTGTATTAATTGAAGCTGACCTAACGGTAATTGACTGATGTCAGTTTCTTGTGGGGGTTGAGTGTGTGTTGATCGTTGGTTGTCTCCGTTACTTACAgttttccaaattatattttctattagaaaaatattgtttCAAATATATGTATAGATCGGATAGATATGTATATCTTAAATAGatgtaaattaatttttaagtgtaatttattttagattcaTTATATTCAAGTGTGATTTGCATGTATCTAGATATACaaactctttctctctctcttatcTCACTCGCTTTTCTCCTTCTCTCATCCCTCTCCTTCTCCGTATATATAGTTTACAATGTATTTgagttttataattttatatatttatgtattcagTAGATCAATTTCATATATCTGTGtattcaaaattaatttcatccaatacattcaatatcaatttcaTTAGTGTATTCTATATCAAATATGTAGTGAATCGTGTAGTGGATATTGAGTGTCAAATATCTAATATATTCgtctatagatatatatatctttaattcTAGTATCAAAGATGGTAAAAAGCCTAAATTAACCATTTGGTGGGAACATATCTTCCGGTTCATTAAATAATTaagattttttcattaaaaaataaagattagGCTAGTGCATTTCAGATAAGCATTAATGAACTAAGAAGAATTACTGAATTTTTTGACAATCGTGGAGCGAGAGAAAAAGGGATAGAGGGGGTGAGCACAAAGAGgggagaaaatgagaaaaagaagGCGAGAGattatgtaattatttttaaaatatagtgAAATTTAGaagatatgataaaaatatttgtctagtttttttatgaatttatctaaatattttttctgttttaatttatttgtcttacacttttcttaatccatttaaaatatatatatatatatatatatattttgcaaCTCCTTAATTGTAATTCTTCACGtgacatatttaaaaaaatcataagattAAGGAGtaatttgacatatttttacatatttttaatttaaaatcacatgattcaaattttattaaattccatattaaattaaaatcaaataaataaattaaaatgaatgaAGTACACAAAGTAGTAATGATATAAGGTAGGGTAAAAAAATAAACCTTGAGAGAGTGGCACGGGAAGATTCAAGTACACAACAAAATTTGAATGTCACAAATGCTCATGCAAGGACGACCAAAACGATTAGTTCTAACCTTACTCTAATTTTTTATAAACCTCAACATCTAATACTTGGTATCATAAGAGTATctatctaaattatttttaattttcttaaaaaatatttcactaATTAAAACAGTAAGAATAGATCTGAACAAAATGATAAATGTtctcttttggaaaaaaaagaagtcaaATGCTTAAATTATTGGACTAACCGAGAGGACAATAAGTGTTGTTGGGACCATTTAACAGATACTTAGACGACAAAGAAGCAGAATCCTCTCTATACAGTGAATCGTTACAAATACCCACGTGAAACTTCCAGCAACTTTCTCCCAATTTTCCATAAACTAATTCTATTGAGCCGCCCGCGCACATTATTGTTTTATTGGTTGAAAGCTCAACTAAAAACGGTAATTAATGTCAGTTGCTTGTGGAGTTGAGTGTGTTTTGGTTGTTGGTTGTCTCCGTTGGGCATGGAAGCGCTGCACCTACATCGGCAATGACGACAGTGCCACGTGGCCGGAAGCAACTTACGAAGAATTCGAACCAGTTCCACGTCTTTGCCGTACAATTCTAGCTGTGTACGAACCAAATCTCCATAAACCCAAATTCCCGCCGCCGGGAGGGTACCGGTTAAACCCGGATTGGGTGATAAAACGGGTCACTTATGAACAAACCTCGGGTCGGGCGCCGCCGTATTTGATCTACTGTGATCATGATCACCGGGAGATTGTGCTTGCTATTCGAGGCTTAAATTTACTTAATGAAAGTGATTACAAAGTATTGTTGGATAATAGATTGGGGAAACAGATGTTTGATGGAGGATATGTACATCATGGGTTGTTGAAATCTGCTATTTGGGTTTTGAATAATGAGTCTGAGACTTTGAGTAAGCTATGGATTGACAATGGAAGGAGCTACAAAATGATATTTGCAGGTAAATTTCAATTTCAGCTGCACAAATCGTTCaatttcaacttgaaatcatgattttaaattttccAATAAGTTTGACTTGTACTTCCtgtgatttcaatttttttaaaaataaaacttgaccaaaaaaaaaaaaaaagaatccaTAATTTTATATTTGCAAAAAAAGACTCATACTTGGCGTGAAGAAGAGATCGTTTGTGTCAGGTGGAAGGATCTTATCAAAGAATATCTACTTAGTTACCTGtgaatctttataaaattatgtgtacTTGAAAGTTTGTAATCACAAGGAACATGGAGATATGTGATTTCTTTATTCGGTGTGTTAGGAGTGTCTGGGTATTTCAATATCTGATTTGTGAACTATGATTTGCTCAtttggtaagattgtataagaattgaagaaatttGATAGTTTTCACTAATCATGAGGTTTTcatgtttataaaaaaaaagaagttacaacttaagaaatttaaatggcaagtccaaacaaaatttcaacttcaaatcaacatgatttcaaatcacttatttgaaatagatgtccaaacgGGCCCTTAGAttaaattcttctaaatttatacaatcttcaatctcaataaaattttatatttttggatttGAGTTGCATTTTAACCAATTGAAACCTATTTAGACTTGAGTGATTGGGTGGATTACTTAAAAATGGTTGATTTTTGCTGCCACTATTTGCAGGGCATTCTTTGGGTTCTGGTGTGGCGTCGTTGCTCACAATAATTGTGGTGAATCATAAAGATAGGTTAGGGGGGATTCCAAGGAATCTTGTTAGGTGTTATGCAGTTGCACCAGCAAGATGTATGTCACTCAACTTGGCTGTTAAGTATGCTGATGTAATACACTCAGTCATATTGCAGGTGAGTGTCATAGCTAATTCAAAATTTAACGTCATTGGGTGTAGACGTAACAtgaatttcatattttgaagaaaaattttAGATTAGATATGTAATTTGAATCGAAAGACACTATCTTTATATGTTGCATACACACATGGTGAGAATGCTTATGCAAAGCCAAAATCAGCTTATTTTCTTGCTCATCTTAAGCATAGTACGAAGTAGCTCGCCTATTGTTGAATGGCCTTCATAGCCTTAAGGCGATCTATCCAAAGAGCCTAACCCATAATAGATTCAGCTAAAGTTATGCTTAAAGAAGATGTTCTAATGCATGGTCCTTTTGTAGATTTTACTGGGATAGAGAGATGGACTAGGATGGTAATAGAATAAGATAATGCACCGAGTTGATTTAGCTGAAAACTATTGGGCAGGATCGGATGAGCAGGCTGCAAATTCTACCTAAATAACGAAGTAATGATCAGTGTATCTTTCTTTTGATTTACAGCGAATTGAATCTTGACTATCCGTGTCTTATGTTAGTATTAGAGAAGAAAATTATAAACAAAAGGTATTCATATCAAGGATGAAGTGATTAACACACCTTTGGTTCACTGTAGTGGATCTAACCCGAATTTTCACCTTTCAAAGagacaaaaataaaagtaaagcaagaagaaaaaataacatGGGAAATTGTGAGTGGTCAGAATGTGTATGCTATGCAATGAATTAGATGGCTTCTTTCCTTTAGCTTTTACTGATCtgcttgtttgttttctttaaGTGATAAATAAACAGACAAAATGCGCTTCTGGTGAATTTACTATGCCATGACTTGGGTGGTTGT contains the following coding sequences:
- the LOC129880778 gene encoding uncharacterized protein LOC129880778, translating into MSVACGVECVLVVGCLRWAWKRCTYIGNDDSATWPEATYEEFEPVPRLCRTILAVYEPNLHKPKFPPPGGYRLNPDWVIKRVTYEQTSGRAPPYLIYCDHDHREIVLAIRGLNLLNESDYKVLLDNRLGKQMFDGGYVHHGLLKSAIWVLNNESETLSKLWIDNGRSYKMIFAGHSLGSGVASLLTIIVVNHKDRLGGIPRNLVRCYAVAPARCMSLNLAVKYADVIHSVILQDDFLPRTATPLEDVFKSIFCLPCLIFLICLRDTFIPEGRKLRDPRRLYAPGRMYHIVERRFCRCGRYPPDVRTAIPVDGRFEHIVLSCNATSDHGIIWIEKESEKAFARLKEASAAETATTPPKVQKFERLKTLEKEHKDALERAVSLNIPHAVGVEEEESSTQKEEEPMEDITLEASQKHDEDASTSKARGSDGRTNWNEVVEKLFNREESGELRLKREATGPE